One window of Lacerta agilis isolate rLacAgi1 chromosome 14, rLacAgi1.pri, whole genome shotgun sequence genomic DNA carries:
- the FIS1 gene encoding mitochondrial fission 1 protein yields MESVLSEVVALEDLQRFEKKYNAEVSSGNVSKGTTFEYAWCLVRSKYNEDIKKGVVLLEELLPKGNKEEQRDYVFYLSVANYRLKEYEKALKYIRGLLKTEPSNTQAMELEKLIKRAMQKDGLVGMAIVGGMALGAAGLAGLIGLAISKSKP; encoded by the exons ATGGAGTCGGTGCTCAGCGAAGTGGTGGCGCTGGAGGATCTGCAG AGATTTGAGAAGAAGTACAATGCTGAGGTGAGCTCAGGCAATGTCTCCAAAGGAACCACATTTGAGTACGCCTGGTGCCTGGTCCGCAGCAAATACAACGAGGACATCAAGAAGGGCGTTGTACTCCTGGAAG AGCTGCTGCCCAAAGGGAACAAAGAGGAACAGCGTGATTATGTCTTTTACCTCTCGGTGGCCAATTATCGGCTGAAG GAATATGAGAAAGCTCTGAAGTACATCCGGGGGCTGCTGAAGACGGAGCCAAGCAACACGCAAGCCATGGAACTGGAGAAGCTCATCAAGAGGGCCATGCAGAAAG atGGCCTGGTTGGCATGGCGATCGTGGGCGGCATGGCTCTGGGCGCGGCCGGGCTGGCTGGTCTCATCGGCTTGGCCATCTCCAAATCGAAACCTTAA